ctccCTGGGCTCTCTGGGCCGGGAGTGCTCGCCCTGCCCGTGGCACCCGAGCGTTTCAGGGAAGGATTCCTGGCCCCAAGCTCACAAACAGCCCCGGGGACAATGTCAGGAGCCACTCTCAAGCAGGAGCCTCGTGTCTCCCAGATTTGGGcctggggagggaggtgggTGCAGCTCCCTTTGCTGTctggaggctcccagcccctcctggcagaggcagcagcccccagccccatcctcacCCTGCAGAGGATCCCATCTGTGCCCTACCCCATATCCCACCCTGTACCCCATTCCCTGCACCCCCACACTCACTTATTCCCCCCAACCACCCTCTACCATCCTGGGGCCTCCTCACGGTGCCCTCATTCCATTTTTGGCCCAAAGTGTGCAGAAATCTCCCGGCGTATTTAACACGGAAATCCCGAATCCCTGCAAGCCGCGATTAAGCTGCGGAAAATCCCGGATTTGAGCCGGGctcagccccctccccacaacGCCCCCACCCTGCTCCGACCCCTGCCCAGCgtggggacagcggggaggGGGAGCCACCACTGCAGAGGGGGCAgctgagggacagagggacacctGAGAGACACCTGAGGGACAGAGCGACACCTGAGGGACAcctgagggacagagggacccctgagggacagagggacacctGAGGGACAcctgagggacagagggacacctGAGAGACAcctgagggacagagggacccctgagggacagagggacacctGAGGGACAcctgagggacagagggacacctGAGAGACACCTGAGGGACAGAGCGACACCTGAGGGACACCTGAGGGACAGACCAACACCTGAGCCTCCAGGGATCTCCCTGCCCATGTGTCTGGCCACTTgctgaccactgccctgggggatGGGGGGGTCAGAAATCGAGGGGATGGGGGGGGTCTGAGCAGCCGGACAAAGGGAATGTGGGCTTGTAAAAGCTGGTGGAGCAGGGAAAGAAGGAGAGGATGGGTGTCCCctggagccctgctcagccagaCCCTGCTCTTGGTAGCCACGGTGGCCATCCCAGCAAGGTGGGAAAGCAGTGGGGTctggaggagctgtgagagGCTCCGTGTTAGGAGTGTCGGGGGGTAGGATGGTTGGGATGGACAGAGATGAGaaatctctgcagccagggcgtggaatttggggtttattgcaaagggccggggtgcagggccctgctgggagctgccaggcacagctcagagcaggcccgagaggagagagggggagagaggatgagagggtgagagagtaaaaggcgTAAGAGAGGGAGGTTCCCGttccaatacaataaatcttcttccgtgttgaatattctgattcttactgaccaatctagtacaatacacaaatcctatagcatttccatacagcctataagaatcactacattaccacactgtgttacattttaaaccctaaaaactcctctttgggccccttctgccaggctggcagagtctgctctgacccttgggcctgtctgcaagcagagggtgttgttccatcaaaaggggatcaccttcagtggccacaccattgttttctcattcagtaactgagggatctcaaagcttgctttcatttccatctcgcttatagtttccatacTCTCAgaatcttttgccagacaataATATTTATCAGGCTTTTCCCGTTccatcttccccagcagctccggggccgggcccgggatGGGGCTCCGGGCGGGAGCCGGGGCGGGGGCTCCGCTCAGCGGCACCGGGGGGAAAGGCAGCGGGGAGCGGGGCAGCCGCGGCCCCCGGCACCCCGGACAGCGCCCCTGCGGCTGCCACCACCCCGCAGAGCCCCGCGTGTGATGGGGGATGCCATGGGTGACCGGTCGGGTTTGCATCCCTGGGCACGCAGCGCCCACCAGGGACCGGCCCCCCATCCGAACGGGGAGGGCTGGGATTGAATTTTCCGTATTCCTCTTTTGCCAAAAGCCTGAACTTTTCCAGCGTTTTTAAACCCTGCAGAAATCCCCGGCGGCCGGTGCCAGGGCCGGCAGCTGGGCCGGGCTGTTTCCTCCTCCCGCGCTGTTTGTGCCGGGAACTCTTGACCCCTTTTATAAGCTGAATATTTCAAAACATTCAGCCCACGCTGCGGAAACCCCCccgctccctcctcccccccttttcctgccccaaaCTGGACATAAAAGCgagtcccagccccagccccgggtgAGCAGCGtcctccctgcaccccaaaaccccggGGTGGGTTTTGGGCAtcaccagctctgcagccatGGGGCCAAACCCTGCTGCCATCCTCATCCtcgctctgctgctgctcctctgggcccCGGTGGATGGTGAGCGCTCCCCCCACACCCCAGGGCAGTGACACAGCACGGgggtccctgctcagccccccAATTCCTGCAGCCAGGTGCTGGTGCAGCCCACAAGGAGGGGTCTGGGGGTTTGGGAGGGAACCACAGGAGTGGCACTGCCCTGTTCCCCTGGCCTCTCTCCgcagggcagccccggggaCGGATCCTGAGGGGCTCTGAAGCCAAGCCCCACCTGAAGCCCTACATGGCCTCGCTGCAGCTGGACGGGCAGCACGTCTGCGGGGGCTTCCTCATCGCCCGGCAGTGGGTGCTGAGCGCTGCCCACTGCATGGAGGAGACGTGAGTGTGCCTGGGGGGGTcggtgtggggctgggggggctgctgggctcagggcaaATCCCACTGTGGGACCCCAGGGTCAGAGTGTGGGACTCAGCTCCCACCTGCACAGAGGGCTGTGGGGCCTCCTGGAGCTCCCTGATGGGCTCTGCAACCCCCCAACAGCACCCCATTTCCATGGCTGGTGGCAATGACACCCCCATTTGTTTGTCCCACGCTCTGATctcttccagggatggcaaactcttccaggtgctgctgggtgccCACTCGCTGACGCAGCCCGAGCCCCACAAACGCCTGTACCGAGTGCGTGCCCAGTTCCCCCACCCCGGCAGCAACATCCACAACAACAAGGATgacctgctcctgctccaggtgggctGGTGGCACCCTCCTCCCCAccgggcacagccccattgCTGCAAATCCCACTGTTCTACAGTGGAGGAAATCCTCAGGGTCAGGCTGGGCCATCCCTCCCTTTCccacaggagcatccctgctTCCCCCAGCTGTGACCAAATGCCTCCATCCTCCtcagagctccagctctgctctctggctGCATCCTGGGGCTCCAAGCAGGGCCAGACCCACAGAACTGGGCTGTAAAGGAGTTGCTGTAGGGTCTCCTCCAGATTACTTTAAGAATTTTATCTGATGTCTTTGATTTTTAACCCAAGGGCCAGGCTGCAACAATGCCACTCTCCTGACAATGAGGAGGCAAAGCCCTGAGGGTGGTTTcagtgtcagggctgggctCACCGTGTACTTACACCCAAGTGAGTGTGACCTTCCCTTGTGACCCGGCTCCCCCTGTGGTTTTgcggcagctggaggaggaagcGGAGCTGAACACGGACGTGCGGGTGCTGCCCTTCCAGCGGGAGGACAGGGACGTGGCGGCCGACACGGTGTGCGAGGTGGCGGGCTGGGGCACCACGGACCACAGCGGCACCCGCCCCGACagactgcagcagctggagcggCCGGTGATCAGCAGGGACGTCTGCAACCACCGCACCCGCCACGACGGCACCATCACCCCCAAGATGATGTGCACCGACTCCCGCAGGAAGGACACCTGCAAGGTACCACCCATAGATCCACGCAGGGATGAGGGGCACAATGCCCAGAGCCTGGGAGAagctgtgggacaggagggTACGGCATGCTCAGGGTGGgtgccccctgtgctggggtgtCCTGGCAAATCCTTGCTCCAAGCAAACCCTTGGCACCATCACCCCCAACATGATGTGCACCAACTCCAGTAGGAAGGACACCTGCAAGGTACCACCCATAGATCCACGCAGGGATGAGGGGCACaatgcccagagaggctgtgggagaGGAGGGTACGGCATCCATGGGGTGGGTTCTCCTTGTGATGGGGTATCCCAGCAAACCTTGGCACCATCACCCCCAACGTGATGGGCACCGACTCCCGCAGAAAGGACACCTGCAAGGTACCAAACATTCAGTAAGGATTCacgcagggctgggagggggcaaTGGGCACAATGCCCAGAGCCTGGGAGAGGCGAGgacctgcagagcaggaggggacagcgTGCTCAGGGTGGgtgccccctgtgctggggtgtCCTGGCAAATCCTTGCTCCAAGCAAACCCTTGGCACCATCACCCCCAACATGATGAGCACCAACTCCCGTAGGAAGGACACCTGCAAGGTACCacccacacagggctgggagggggcaaTGGGCACAAtgcccaggggctgggagaggctgtggagcaggaggggacagcgTGCCCAGGGTGGGTTCTCCTTGTGCTGGAGTGTTCTAGCAAACCCTTGGTCCTGGCAAACCCTTGGCACCATCACCCACAACACAAAACCCTTGGCACCATCACCCCCACCATGATGTGCACTGACTCCTGCAAGAAGGACACCTGCAAAGCACCAcacacccagggctgggagggggcagTGGGCACAATGCCCACAGCCTGGGAGAggcgaggagctgaggagcaggagggcacagcaTGCCCAGGGTGGTGCCCCTTGCTAtccactgcag
The Melospiza georgiana isolate bMelGeo1 chromosome 26, bMelGeo1.pri, whole genome shotgun sequence genome window above contains:
- the CFD gene encoding complement factor D produces the protein MGPNPAAILILALLLLLWAPVDGQPRGRILRGSEAKPHLKPYMASLQLDGQHVCGGFLIARQWVLSAAHCMEETDGKLFQVLLGAHSLTQPEPHKRLYRVRAQFPHPGSNIHNNKDDLLLLQLEEEAELNTDVRVLPFQREDRDVAADTVCEVAGWGTTDHSGTRPDRLQQLERPVISRDVCNHRTRHDGTITPKMMCTDSRRKDTCKGDSGGPLVCGGVAEGVLTAGSRVCGNYKKPAIYTRIAPYADWIDSVMASAAHGEEDTR